In Flavobacterium sp., a single window of DNA contains:
- a CDS encoding ATP-binding protein: MKFQETEEKLKERIKELTCLYEISKTISQSHSIEKKVLKKIILSIKNAWKFNNDAIVELHIAGYYLTTSKVPRKTVFQICTINTAYSNSEYIKVHYPQEKYSQDEFLEDEQKLLNTAAVEIGNYIEKFQILERKQSLRRTIERMDRLSTLGEMTAGIAHELNNPLGNILGYAELIKLSNTDPEIDSDISTIIKSTIYTREVVKKLMFFASEMPHQAKLEEIKPIATFALSFLKQNFQKKDIKSELIIKDDYLTAKVDSVQITQVFFNLLINAIYASPPKSIIKTIIDNDSDYLYIIVQDEGHGIADEIKDKIFEPFFTTKKINTGSGLGLSVVHGIVKSHNGEITVTDNLPQGAVFTIKIPIS; encoded by the coding sequence ATGAAATTTCAGGAAACCGAAGAAAAATTGAAAGAACGCATTAAAGAATTAACTTGTCTTTACGAAATTTCTAAAACAATATCGCAGTCACATTCTATTGAAAAAAAGGTTTTGAAAAAAATCATTTTATCCATTAAAAATGCATGGAAATTTAATAATGATGCTATTGTAGAACTTCATATTGCAGGTTATTATTTAACGACATCAAAAGTACCCAGAAAAACCGTTTTTCAAATCTGTACAATAAATACTGCATACAGCAATTCTGAATATATTAAGGTACATTATCCACAAGAGAAATACTCTCAGGATGAATTTCTTGAAGACGAACAAAAACTTCTGAATACCGCTGCTGTCGAAATTGGCAATTATATTGAAAAGTTTCAAATATTAGAAAGAAAACAGTCTTTACGCAGAACAATTGAACGAATGGACCGTTTATCCACTCTCGGCGAAATGACTGCCGGAATTGCACATGAGCTCAATAATCCGCTTGGAAACATTTTAGGATATGCCGAACTGATTAAATTAAGTAACACTGATCCCGAAATAGATTCTGATATATCTACAATTATAAAAAGCACTATATATACTCGTGAAGTAGTAAAAAAATTAATGTTTTTTGCTTCTGAAATGCCGCATCAGGCTAAGCTTGAAGAAATTAAACCCATCGCAACATTTGCTTTATCTTTCTTAAAACAAAACTTTCAAAAAAAAGATATCAAAAGCGAGTTAATTATTAAAGATGATTACTTGACCGCAAAAGTTGATTCGGTTCAAATTACACAGGTTTTTTTCAATTTATTAATAAATGCAATTTATGCATCACCGCCAAAAAGCATCATAAAAACAATTATCGATAATGATTCTGATTACTTATACATAATTGTGCAAGATGAAGGTCACGGAATAGCCGACGAAATTAAGGATAAAATATTTGAACCTTTTTTTACAACTAAAAAAATAAACACCGGCTCCGGCTTAGGACTGAGTGTTGTTCATGGAATTGTTAAAAGTCATAATGGCGAAATAACCGTAACAGATAATCTTCCACAAGGAGCAGTCTTTACTATAAAAATACCAATTAGTTAA
- a CDS encoding RNA methyltransferase, which translates to MNDNFVNEYFGIGIQNGKTPENLGVLWRSAQNLGATFIFTIGNRYAKQACDTHDAVKSIPYFHYETFEAFFENLPKGARLVGVELTDKASDLETFEHPRRCVYLLGAEDHGLSKKAMDKCHHLVKFKSEKSLNVAVAGAIIMYDRNLSKRRS; encoded by the coding sequence ATGAATGATAATTTTGTAAATGAATATTTCGGGATAGGAATACAGAATGGTAAAACTCCTGAAAACCTTGGTGTTTTATGGCGATCGGCTCAAAATTTAGGCGCTACTTTTATATTTACCATAGGTAATCGATATGCCAAACAAGCTTGTGATACTCACGATGCAGTAAAATCAATTCCATATTTTCATTATGAAACCTTTGAAGCTTTTTTTGAAAACTTACCAAAAGGAGCAAGATTGGTTGGAGTTGAATTAACAGATAAAGCCTCTGATTTAGAAACATTCGAACATCCAAGACGCTGTGTTTACTTATTAGGTGCCGAAGATCACGGCTTATCTAAAAAAGCAATGGATAAATGTCATCATCTGGTAAAATTCAAATCAGAAAAAAGCTTAAACGTAGCCGTGGCAGGAGCCATTATTATGTACGACAGAAATTTGTCTAAACGACGATCTTAA
- a CDS encoding LytTR family transcriptional regulator DNA-binding domain-containing protein → MKKAKLYTLTLISISIVVLIISIISSTYLYQSAKEKLCNSKLESGEREVREISRLLEQQLRSGLSQEQVIRNLQVSIENTDIKSDFICMYNQKGIELCHPNPALIGLKIQQDNSQVNKIGNKEFKPLSTVLEQGEKAGGLRTFPNNPERKSEIININPVAGTDWMVASHANLAVLDEELSDLYLQFIVSLFLSTIFISVCCYIIIRLIYRKYERVFDLEKEDLNSRVNELRILNLQLNSNQQKLQNLADVSVQNDAVKDSEIPKKRILTYHKDELIKLNIEDIAYILLDTGITYIYTFDNRQYNSNNSLDEVMKWLDQTTFYRANRQIIVNISSISSILLYGKNQLKLIIKPDPKIDIIISKNKVAEFKNWLDQ, encoded by the coding sequence ATGAAAAAAGCAAAGCTCTATACTTTGACACTAATAAGCATTAGTATTGTTGTGCTGATTATTAGTATAATTTCCAGTACTTATTTGTATCAGTCAGCCAAAGAAAAATTATGCAATAGTAAATTAGAATCTGGGGAAAGGGAAGTTAGGGAAATTTCCCGACTTTTAGAACAACAGCTTCGCAGTGGTTTATCTCAGGAACAGGTAATTCGCAATCTTCAGGTAAGCATCGAAAATACAGATATAAAAAGTGATTTTATCTGTATGTATAATCAAAAAGGAATTGAACTCTGTCATCCTAATCCGGCATTAATTGGACTTAAAATTCAACAAGACAATTCTCAGGTAAACAAAATAGGAAATAAAGAGTTTAAACCATTAAGCACGGTTCTGGAACAAGGAGAAAAAGCAGGAGGTTTGCGTACATTTCCGAATAATCCGGAAAGAAAATCAGAAATAATAAATATAAATCCTGTTGCCGGAACAGACTGGATGGTGGCTTCGCACGCTAATTTAGCTGTTTTAGATGAGGAACTATCAGATTTATATCTGCAGTTTATAGTAAGCCTTTTTTTAAGCACAATATTTATAAGCGTTTGCTGCTATATAATCATACGACTTATTTACAGAAAATACGAAAGAGTTTTCGATCTTGAAAAAGAAGACCTGAATTCAAGAGTAAATGAGTTGCGAATACTGAATCTGCAATTAAATTCAAATCAGCAAAAACTACAAAATCTGGCAGATGTAAGTGTTCAAAATGATGCAGTGAAAGATTCTGAAATACCAAAGAAAAGAATTCTCACTTATCATAAAGATGAATTGATAAAGCTGAATATAGAAGATATTGCCTATATTTTACTCGACACCGGAATTACATATATCTATACTTTTGATAACCGTCAATACAACAGTAACAACAGTCTTGATGAAGTTATGAAATGGCTGGATCAAACTACTTTTTACAGAGCAAACAGACAAATTATTGTAAATATAAGTTCTATTAGCAGTATATTGCTTTATGGCAAAAATCAGTTGAAACTCATTATAAAACCAGACCCGAAAATAGATATTATTATCAGTAAAAATAAAGTGGCAGAATTTAAAAACTGGCTGGATCAGTAA
- a CDS encoding cytochrome P460 family protein, giving the protein MRKGLKIIAILLLAFIALQFWKPEEIKYTTPTKNLTNVPADVNTILRNSCFDCHSNTANLAWFDKITPANFLVASHIKDGRKALNFSNWDSLEKPKQNALLFYAFNKILSGEMPLKSYTALHPSAKLNDNAIAVLKNYITTRAVRKPNQNISFTPISQTDGKKLPNKKLTDYTKVKPTLNNISYIPDFRNWKAVSTSDRFDNGSMRIIYGNKIAVKAIAEHQTNPWPDGAIFAKTAWKQKTEADGTISAGEFIQVEFMIKDAEKYKSTKGWGWARWKGNDLKPYGDNASFDQECISCHNPVKNNDYVFTTPLHLDINKFNIYNQNKKI; this is encoded by the coding sequence ATGAGAAAAGGACTTAAAATCATCGCAATTTTACTGCTCGCATTTATTGCTTTACAATTTTGGAAACCTGAAGAAATTAAATACACCACGCCAACAAAGAACTTAACTAATGTTCCGGCAGATGTGAATACTATTTTAAGAAATTCCTGTTTTGACTGTCATTCAAATACAGCCAATCTTGCCTGGTTTGACAAAATTACGCCTGCTAATTTTCTGGTAGCTTCTCATATTAAAGATGGACGAAAAGCGCTTAATTTCTCTAATTGGGATTCTCTGGAGAAACCCAAACAAAATGCTTTACTCTTTTACGCTTTCAATAAAATATTATCCGGCGAAATGCCTCTTAAGAGTTATACTGCTTTACATCCTTCTGCAAAATTGAATGATAACGCCATCGCTGTTTTAAAAAATTATATAACTACAAGGGCAGTCCGTAAACCAAATCAGAATATTTCGTTTACTCCTATTTCTCAGACTGATGGAAAAAAACTGCCAAATAAAAAATTAACTGATTATACGAAAGTAAAACCTACTCTAAATAATATTTCATACATACCCGACTTTAGAAACTGGAAAGCTGTTAGTACATCTGACCGTTTTGATAACGGCAGTATGCGCATTATTTACGGAAACAAAATTGCCGTAAAAGCTATTGCTGAACATCAAACCAACCCCTGGCCCGACGGTGCAATTTTTGCCAAAACAGCCTGGAAACAAAAAACTGAAGCCGATGGAACCATATCTGCCGGAGAATTTATTCAGGTCGAATTTATGATAAAAGATGCTGAGAAATATAAATCGACTAAAGGCTGGGGATGGGCAAGATGGAAAGGAAATGATTTAAAACCTTACGGAGATAATGCCAGTTTTGATCAGGAATGTATTTCGTGCCATAATCCTGTAAAGAATAACGATTATGTTTTTACAACTCCGCTTCATCTCGATATCAATAAATTTAATATCTACAATCAAAACAAAAAAATATGA
- a CDS encoding LLM class flavin-dependent oxidoreductase: MKKIGFLSFGHWANHPSYKARTAADTLLQSIDLAVAAEEIGIDGAYFRVHHFAQQLASPFPLLSAIGAKTQKIEIGTGVIDMRYENPLYMVEDAGAADIISEGRLQLGISRGSPEQVIDGWSYFGYEPDQGETDADMGRKKALEFLERLKGEGFAEPNPYPMFPNPPGLLRLEPHSEGLRERIWWGAASNATAVWAAENGMHLQSSTLKFDENGKPFHIQQAEQIRLYKEAWKKAGHDREPRVSVSRSIFALVNDQDKFYFGNQGKEADSFGYIESDKRAIFGKSYAAEPEKLIKELAQDEAIQEADTLLLTIPNTLGVEYNVHVLSSILKYVAPELGWR, encoded by the coding sequence ATGAAGAAAATAGGATTTTTATCGTTTGGACATTGGGCCAATCATCCATCCTATAAAGCTCGTACAGCTGCTGATACACTCCTTCAGTCTATAGATTTGGCAGTTGCTGCCGAGGAAATTGGTATAGATGGCGCTTATTTCAGAGTGCATCATTTTGCCCAACAGCTTGCATCACCATTTCCGCTGCTTTCCGCAATTGGTGCCAAAACGCAAAAAATAGAAATAGGAACAGGAGTTATCGATATGCGATACGAAAATCCGCTTTACATGGTAGAGGATGCCGGTGCCGCTGATATAATTTCAGAAGGACGTTTGCAATTAGGTATAAGCAGAGGATCACCGGAACAGGTTATAGATGGCTGGAGCTATTTTGGTTACGAACCCGATCAGGGTGAAACAGATGCCGATATGGGGCGTAAAAAAGCTTTAGAGTTTTTGGAAAGATTAAAAGGTGAAGGATTTGCAGAACCCAATCCATATCCGATGTTTCCAAATCCGCCGGGTTTATTACGACTTGAACCACATTCTGAAGGCTTACGCGAGCGTATTTGGTGGGGAGCTGCCTCAAATGCAACTGCTGTATGGGCAGCCGAAAACGGAATGCATCTGCAGAGTTCTACATTGAAGTTTGACGAAAATGGTAAGCCTTTCCATATTCAGCAGGCAGAACAAATCAGGTTGTATAAAGAAGCCTGGAAAAAAGCCGGACATGATCGCGAACCGCGAGTTTCTGTAAGCCGTTCGATTTTTGCATTGGTCAACGATCAGGATAAGTTTTACTTTGGAAATCAGGGTAAAGAAGCTGATAGTTTTGGTTATATCGAAAGTGATAAACGAGCCATTTTTGGAAAAAGTTATGCTGCAGAACCGGAAAAACTTATAAAAGAATTAGCTCAGGATGAAGCCATTCAGGAAGCGGATACGTTATTGCTAACCATCCCGAACACTTTGGGAGTTGAGTACAATGTGCATGTACTTTCATCAATATTAAAATACGTTGCTCCTGAATTGGGCTGGCGTTAA
- a CDS encoding AraC family transcriptional regulator — protein MKNILSENGEHLISINKSENYSLESPVQLSQYSIILVHKGEGIYHADFASFNFSGPTILFSTPLQTIFIDQSKDLEYTIIHFHGDFYCIEAHREEVACNGLLFNNIYLEPSLLISEQQHNDFCKLVQNLEDELSDPDSSEMILKSYLQVILAKCSTAKLRTMEKETVVLAKDEKMEQFRLLLDEKFLVLHKPNDYAEILAISPNTLTKKSVKYFGKTPTQLIQDRLILEAKKLLHLTTFSIKEIAYQLQFNDEYYFSRFFKKYTQISPQTFRNKGGISKVAYLSK, from the coding sequence ATGAAAAATATTTTGAGTGAAAACGGTGAGCATCTCATTAGCATTAACAAAAGCGAAAATTATTCTTTAGAATCTCCGGTTCAGTTATCTCAATATTCGATCATTTTAGTTCATAAAGGAGAAGGAATCTATCATGCTGATTTTGCATCGTTTAATTTCTCCGGGCCTACAATCTTGTTTTCTACTCCATTGCAAACTATATTTATAGATCAGTCTAAGGATCTGGAATATACCATAATACATTTTCACGGAGATTTTTATTGTATAGAGGCACATCGCGAAGAAGTGGCTTGCAACGGACTTCTTTTTAACAACATTTATTTAGAACCTTCTTTGCTTATTTCAGAACAGCAGCATAATGATTTTTGTAAACTGGTACAAAATTTAGAAGATGAACTCTCCGATCCTGATTCTTCTGAAATGATTTTAAAATCCTATTTGCAGGTAATTTTAGCCAAATGCAGCACTGCAAAATTACGAACCATGGAAAAGGAAACTGTAGTTTTAGCCAAAGATGAAAAAATGGAGCAGTTTAGACTTTTACTCGATGAAAAATTTCTGGTTCTGCATAAACCAAATGATTACGCCGAAATACTTGCTATTTCTCCAAATACGCTTACCAAAAAGAGCGTTAAATATTTTGGAAAAACACCCACTCAGTTAATTCAGGACAGGCTGATACTGGAAGCTAAAAAACTGCTTCATCTTACGACATTCAGCATTAAGGAAATTGCTTATCAGCTGCAATTTAATGACGAATATTATTTTAGCCGTTTCTTTAAAAAATATACACAGATTTCACCTCAAACCTTCAGAAATAAGGGCGGCATTTCTAAAGTGGCATATTTGTCCAAGTAA
- a CDS encoding DUF417 family protein — MKRMLEFLANAQFQFINFIRISIAIVMIWIGGLKAFHYEADGIVPFVANSPLMSFFYTKEAPEYKQYKNLEGQEIAKNIAWNQENGTYAFSIGLGLVIALIGFMNLLGIFYAKIGLAGGLLTFGMALVTLSFLITTPEVYVPNLGGDFPTEHFGFPFLSAAGRLVIKDIIMMAGGLVAASDSARRILSIK; from the coding sequence ATGAAACGAATGTTAGAATTTTTAGCAAATGCCCAATTTCAGTTTATCAATTTCATCAGAATCTCTATTGCGATTGTAATGATCTGGATTGGCGGACTCAAAGCTTTTCATTATGAAGCTGACGGAATTGTTCCTTTTGTTGCCAATAGTCCGTTAATGAGTTTTTTCTATACTAAAGAAGCTCCGGAATACAAACAATATAAAAATCTCGAAGGTCAGGAAATAGCTAAAAATATTGCCTGGAATCAGGAAAATGGCACTTATGCGTTTTCAATAGGTCTGGGTTTGGTCATTGCATTAATCGGATTTATGAACTTATTGGGTATTTTTTATGCTAAAATTGGTTTGGCTGGAGGGCTTTTAACTTTTGGAATGGCATTGGTAACGCTTTCATTTTTAATTACTACTCCCGAGGTATATGTGCCCAATTTAGGCGGCGACTTCCCTACTGAACATTTCGGTTTTCCTTTTCTTTCTGCTGCCGGCAGACTGGTAATTAAAGATATAATAATGATGGCCGGCGGTCTGGTTGCCGCTTCTGATTCTGCCAGAAGAATACTTTCAATTAAATAA
- a CDS encoding carboxymuconolactone decarboxylase family protein, which yields MKTIQVPVKEQLNPVSQSILEAVQSKMGKIPNLYATIGYSSSALKALLDTEATLATDSSFTAKEREAINLITSQINNCDYCLAAHTMMAKMRGYSEEDTIAIRKAQYNDAKLNAVILLAKSIASNKGEANQYDLERFFEAGYDEKALIELNALIALRSFTNYVFVNTKIPVDFPLAPSL from the coding sequence ATGAAAACAATACAAGTACCAGTTAAAGAACAATTAAATCCAGTTTCACAATCTATTTTAGAAGCTGTACAGTCAAAAATGGGAAAAATTCCAAATCTGTATGCGACCATCGGTTATTCATCATCAGCTTTAAAAGCATTATTAGATACAGAAGCAACGCTTGCAACTGATTCTTCTTTCACAGCAAAAGAAAGAGAAGCCATAAACTTAATTACTTCGCAAATAAACAATTGTGATTACTGTCTTGCAGCGCATACGATGATGGCAAAAATGAGAGGTTACAGCGAAGAAGATACTATTGCGATTCGTAAAGCGCAATACAATGACGCAAAACTTAATGCCGTTATTTTACTGGCAAAATCTATTGCTTCAAACAAAGGAGAAGCGAATCAATATGATTTGGAACGTTTTTTTGAAGCGGGTTACGACGAAAAAGCTTTAATTGAGCTTAATGCCTTAATTGCTTTAAGAAGTTTTACCAATTATGTTTTTGTAAATACTAAAATTCCTGTAGATTTTCCTCTGGCTCCTTCTTTATAA
- a CDS encoding winged helix-turn-helix transcriptional regulator: MYERKIIPNLNCGLDLIGEVLYGKWKIRLLWFINEGHKRPSELQRKIPDASRRVLNIQLKELEDHELVVRKIYPVVPPKVEYSLTEFGESLIPVIGTLGRWGDENQDRLRNLIIKKFSGTTDSENI, from the coding sequence ATGTATGAAAGAAAAATAATCCCGAACCTAAACTGCGGACTTGACCTGATAGGTGAAGTGCTGTATGGAAAATGGAAAATACGTTTGCTTTGGTTTATTAATGAAGGTCATAAAAGGCCAAGCGAATTACAGCGTAAAATACCGGATGCTTCACGAAGAGTTTTGAATATCCAACTGAAAGAATTGGAAGATCACGAACTTGTTGTGAGGAAAATATATCCTGTTGTACCGCCAAAGGTTGAATACAGTCTTACAGAATTTGGAGAAAGTTTGATTCCTGTAATTGGTACTTTAGGACGCTGGGGAGATGAAAACCAGGATCGGTTACGAAATTTAATTATTAAAAAGTTTTCCGGAACAACTGATTCAGAAAATATATAA
- a CDS encoding SDR family oxidoreductase, with product MEQMLDYQNELSGKIALVTGGTKGAGKAIAERLKNAGAKVIISARNSPEIPNEDFYFISADLSKPEGAAKTAHEIFEKFGKIDILVNNLGGSETPGGGFAALSNTDWEETIQTNLLAPVRLDKAFLPQMLENKSGVIIHIASIQGKLPLYDSTLPYAAAKAGLINYSKGLAKEVSSKGVRVLTVSPGWIMTEASKRMMERISESNKISVKEAEKSVIDALGGIPFGRAALPEEVAELVGFLVSSRASYLTGTEYIIDGGTIPTV from the coding sequence ATGGAACAAATGTTAGATTATCAGAACGAATTATCAGGCAAAATTGCCTTAGTAACCGGCGGAACAAAAGGAGCCGGAAAAGCCATTGCGGAACGTTTAAAAAATGCTGGCGCAAAAGTAATTATCAGCGCCAGAAACTCCCCTGAAATACCAAACGAAGATTTTTATTTTATTTCGGCAGACTTAAGTAAACCCGAAGGTGCTGCCAAAACGGCTCATGAAATATTTGAAAAATTTGGCAAAATAGATATTCTCGTAAACAATCTTGGAGGCTCTGAAACTCCCGGAGGTGGTTTCGCTGCATTATCAAATACAGATTGGGAAGAAACTATTCAGACTAATTTACTTGCACCTGTTCGATTAGACAAAGCTTTTCTTCCGCAAATGCTTGAAAACAAAAGCGGTGTAATTATTCATATTGCATCTATTCAGGGAAAATTGCCTTTATACGATTCTACGCTGCCCTATGCAGCTGCAAAAGCGGGATTGATTAATTACAGCAAAGGTTTGGCTAAAGAAGTATCTTCAAAAGGTGTTCGCGTGTTAACCGTTTCTCCGGGATGGATTATGACGGAAGCTTCTAAAAGAATGATGGAACGAATTTCTGAAAGCAATAAAATTTCTGTAAAAGAAGCTGAAAAAAGCGTAATAGATGCTTTAGGCGGAATTCCTTTTGGAAGAGCTGCTTTACCGGAAGAAGTTGCTGAACTTGTTGGTTTTCTTGTTTCGTCCAGAGCCAGTTATTTAACCGGAACAGAATATATAATTGATGGCGGTACAATTCCGACAGTTTAA
- a CDS encoding nuclear transport factor 2 family protein: MNFPQVIKDLVNANNDFDSTAFADCFSETAIAFDEGKTHTGKADIKNWIEKAMKEYSASMKPVDFEGDAEKGILKAEISGNFPGSPLILTYDFKFQNEKIESLRIS, encoded by the coding sequence ATGAACTTTCCACAAGTAATAAAAGATTTAGTAAACGCTAATAACGATTTTGACAGTACAGCTTTTGCAGACTGTTTTTCTGAAACGGCAATTGCATTTGACGAAGGCAAAACCCATACAGGTAAAGCAGACATAAAAAACTGGATAGAAAAAGCAATGAAAGAATATAGTGCTTCCATGAAACCTGTAGATTTTGAAGGAGATGCTGAAAAAGGGATTTTAAAAGCAGAAATTTCCGGAAATTTTCCCGGAAGCCCTTTGATACTTACTTATGATTTTAAATTTCAAAATGAAAAAATAGAATCGTTAAGAATCAGTTAA
- a CDS encoding VOC family protein — protein MKTYSKSNQKIQTSAIALLNLFFFFSASEKTGAQNNAGILGIDHVGINVPDLNQAVAFFDTVLGFTPVTQIGPIPLDAGWKEANHINQQTGAVTIKMINAGTGASIEVFSYADNKGSKVHPNSDDIGASHVAFYTSDINESVKYLKSKGVKILGEPFLTPSGDTAGESWVYFETPWGSKMELVSYPNGKAYEKANPKTVLWSPKNASVKRTSADDFDEKKNTQIIENHLKIWNEKDPVKRSSLLKEFYANDIEMVDHNFIAAGQEEISKFIVELHKKNPDFSFSAKSIETNHNIVRLYWQFGSKAKPAVVSGMDLFVIENGKIQKLYVFLDDKK, from the coding sequence ATGAAAACATATTCTAAATCAAATCAAAAAATACAAACTTCAGCAATAGCTTTATTGAATTTGTTTTTTTTCTTTTCAGCTTCAGAGAAAACAGGCGCTCAAAATAATGCAGGAATACTAGGAATCGATCACGTTGGGATTAATGTCCCTGATTTAAATCAGGCAGTTGCATTTTTTGATACGGTATTAGGTTTTACACCCGTAACACAAATTGGTCCAATACCGCTTGATGCGGGCTGGAAAGAAGCAAATCATATAAATCAGCAAACGGGAGCAGTAACCATAAAAATGATAAATGCCGGAACAGGTGCAAGCATCGAAGTATTTAGTTATGCTGATAACAAAGGAAGTAAAGTTCATCCCAATTCTGATGATATTGGGGCTTCGCATGTTGCTTTTTATACCTCGGATATTAATGAATCAGTAAAATATCTAAAAAGTAAAGGGGTAAAAATATTAGGTGAACCGTTTTTAACACCATCAGGTGATACTGCTGGTGAATCATGGGTGTATTTTGAAACACCATGGGGATCTAAAATGGAACTGGTTTCGTACCCAAACGGAAAAGCATACGAAAAAGCCAATCCAAAAACAGTGTTATGGTCGCCAAAAAATGCTTCTGTTAAAAGAACTTCAGCTGATGATTTTGACGAAAAAAAGAATACCCAGATAATCGAAAATCATCTTAAAATCTGGAATGAAAAAGATCCGGTTAAAAGATCTTCTTTATTAAAAGAATTTTATGCGAATGATATTGAAATGGTTGATCACAATTTTATTGCTGCAGGGCAGGAGGAGATCAGCAAGTTTATTGTAGAGCTTCATAAAAAAAATCCTGATTTCAGTTTTAGTGCAAAATCAATAGAAACCAATCATAATATAGTGCGTTTGTACTGGCAGTTTGGTTCAAAAGCAAAACCCGCTGTAGTTTCGGGTATGGATTTATTCGTAATAGAAAATGGAAAAATACAGAAGTTATATGTATTTCTTGACGACAAAAAATAA
- a CDS encoding SDR family oxidoreductase, whose amino-acid sequence MSKTIFITGTSSGFGKLTAITLANAGHSVIAGMRNTKDKNAEAANELSALSNIEVVDIDITDDASVNKAFEKVLIKYGKIDVLINNAAVSGFGLLEGYSIDQVRKMMDVNAYSVLRTYQAVLPSMRKEKNGLIINITTGASGHTLPFMIPYIASKLVVESFTEGLQDELSEYGIENVSIQPGVYPTEMNNGSKAGINADKQEIVDEYGSGATNKFNALGAALFGKMAQFDMNPQTIADGILELVNMKKGERPLRFPLDAIAQGTDKEFIEARASIKAKWLAAYSN is encoded by the coding sequence ATGTCAAAAACAATTTTCATTACAGGTACAAGTTCAGGATTCGGAAAACTTACAGCTATAACATTGGCAAATGCCGGTCATTCAGTAATTGCAGGAATGCGTAATACAAAAGACAAAAATGCAGAAGCAGCTAATGAGCTTTCGGCACTTTCAAACATTGAAGTAGTAGATATTGATATTACAGATGATGCATCTGTAAATAAAGCTTTTGAAAAAGTACTTATCAAATACGGAAAAATAGATGTCCTTATTAATAATGCAGCAGTAAGCGGTTTTGGTTTGCTTGAAGGTTATTCAATCGATCAGGTGCGTAAAATGATGGATGTAAATGCTTACAGTGTTCTTCGTACTTATCAGGCGGTTCTTCCTTCTATGAGAAAAGAAAAAAACGGACTTATTATCAACATTACAACCGGAGCAAGCGGGCACACGCTTCCTTTTATGATTCCGTATATCGCTTCAAAATTAGTAGTAGAAAGTTTTACAGAAGGTCTGCAGGATGAACTTTCCGAATACGGAATTGAAAATGTGAGCATCCAGCCGGGAGTATATCCTACTGAAATGAACAACGGTTCAAAAGCAGGTATCAATGCAGATAAACAAGAGATTGTAGACGAATACGGAAGTGGTGCAACAAATAAATTCAATGCGTTAGGCGCTGCATTATTTGGTAAAATGGCTCAATTCGATATGAATCCGCAGACAATTGCCGATGGAATTTTAGAATTGGTAAATATGAAAAAAGGAGAGAGACCGCTTCGTTTTCCGCTTGATGCTATTGCGCAGGGAACCGATAAAGAATTTATAGAAGCACGTGCCTCTATTAAAGCTAAATGGTTAGCAGCTTATAGTAATTAA